Proteins from a single region of Thermotoga maritima MSB8:
- a CDS encoding alpha-mannosidase, with amino-acid sequence MKGRLWRMLSEIVPYTVLRRERIESWIFSDDAVERIVDPSFEWDFSSAPVRFRKELEPFSVAGEQRAYLKLWFGGETLVLIDGKPYGEINEYHRMLNITPLADGKPHTIEAQVMPRGLFGKPEKPVFTEAFFIVVDEALMKVVKTLELTIKTAEVIEDESLSKKLLDISEEFLSKVWIPRDTGTYLMTALEDPGIKDEIKNTWNTPEFKEFTGVKLPEELRNQILEEFEKFKEKLDRIRKNHPGFGTIHLVGHAHIDYAWLWPVEETKRKILRTFANSVLLSKLYPEFVYTQSSAQMYEDLKQNSPELFEEVRKLVEEGRWEPVGGMWVESDCNVPSIESLVRQFYYGQKFFEREFGKKSKVCWLPDVFGFSWVLPQILKEAGIKYFVTTKLNWNDTNEFPYDLCRWRGIDGSEVIYFSFKNPNEGYNGKIDPDTVYKTWKNFRQKDLTNRVLLSFGHGDGGGGPTEEMLENYEVLKDFPGLPHLEMGTVEEFFKKVEIDEELPVWDGELYLELHRGTYTSQFRTKKLHKEAEDSLYLAELISAFTDKDFSDEIDELWKILLRNEFHDILPGSSIKEVYEDTEKELRHVIEKSKDIVIESLKVLSSENKDVLTILNASSFPKKCLFFLNEDLAISFEGEALLKQKTHDGRYVYFIDREIPPFTKVELKVRKATSEETPSELRETNIMENEFLRVHVNDDGTIQIYDKELDRYVFEEKGNILKLHKNIPAYWDNWDIAENVEKTGYTLRAKNIEKIESGPVREVIRVEHESEGSRITQHYILYRKSRRLDIETKVDWHTRRALLRAYFPTTVLSRKARFDISGGFIERPTHRNTSFEQARFEVPFHRWMDLSQTDFGVSILNDGKYGGSVHQGIMALSLIKAGIFPDFLCDEGEHTFTYSVYVHPGDSLRDVVKESEDLNRSFIVHRGVLNLPSPLLEISPQNFRLTSLRRVKDKIVLRLVEIFGTSGKLSIKLPWHGEIYQTNVLEEKKQKVTFPVVYHPFKIYTFVVEG; translated from the coding sequence GTGAAAGGCCGATTGTGGAGAATGCTCTCAGAGATTGTTCCGTATACTGTTCTGAGAAGAGAAAGAATAGAAAGCTGGATTTTCTCCGATGATGCTGTTGAGAGAATCGTGGATCCTTCCTTCGAATGGGACTTCAGCTCCGCTCCCGTCCGGTTCAGGAAAGAGCTAGAGCCTTTCTCCGTCGCTGGAGAGCAGAGGGCCTACCTGAAACTCTGGTTCGGTGGTGAAACACTCGTTCTGATAGATGGGAAGCCTTACGGTGAGATCAACGAGTATCATAGGATGTTGAACATCACCCCCCTTGCTGATGGAAAACCACACACGATAGAAGCTCAGGTGATGCCAAGGGGTCTCTTTGGAAAACCAGAAAAGCCGGTGTTCACGGAAGCTTTCTTCATCGTCGTTGATGAAGCACTGATGAAGGTGGTGAAAACTCTCGAACTCACTATAAAAACGGCAGAAGTGATAGAAGACGAGTCGCTTTCTAAGAAACTTCTGGACATCTCCGAGGAGTTTCTCTCGAAAGTATGGATCCCAAGAGACACAGGTACCTATCTGATGACAGCACTGGAGGATCCGGGAATAAAAGATGAGATCAAAAACACCTGGAACACACCGGAGTTCAAAGAGTTCACAGGTGTGAAGCTTCCTGAAGAGTTGAGAAATCAGATTCTGGAAGAGTTCGAAAAATTCAAAGAAAAGCTGGATAGAATAAGAAAAAACCATCCGGGTTTTGGAACGATTCACCTTGTGGGGCACGCGCACATAGACTACGCCTGGCTCTGGCCAGTTGAGGAGACGAAGAGAAAGATCCTACGCACTTTCGCAAACTCTGTGTTGCTCTCTAAGCTTTATCCGGAGTTCGTTTACACTCAGTCTTCTGCTCAGATGTACGAGGATCTCAAGCAAAATTCACCAGAGCTTTTCGAGGAAGTGAGAAAGCTCGTAGAAGAGGGGAGATGGGAGCCAGTCGGTGGCATGTGGGTGGAGTCGGACTGCAACGTTCCATCGATAGAGTCGCTTGTGAGACAGTTCTACTATGGGCAAAAATTCTTCGAAAGAGAATTCGGGAAAAAGAGCAAGGTGTGCTGGCTTCCGGATGTGTTTGGGTTTTCCTGGGTGCTTCCCCAAATTCTGAAAGAAGCCGGGATAAAATACTTCGTCACCACGAAACTCAACTGGAACGACACGAACGAGTTTCCGTACGATCTGTGCCGCTGGAGGGGAATAGATGGATCCGAAGTGATCTATTTCAGTTTCAAAAATCCCAACGAGGGGTACAACGGAAAGATAGATCCCGATACGGTCTACAAAACCTGGAAGAACTTCAGGCAGAAAGATCTCACAAACAGAGTTCTTCTTTCGTTCGGACACGGTGATGGTGGTGGCGGTCCAACCGAAGAGATGCTGGAAAATTACGAGGTTCTGAAGGATTTCCCTGGACTACCGCACCTTGAAATGGGAACTGTGGAAGAATTTTTCAAGAAGGTGGAGATCGACGAAGAACTCCCTGTGTGGGACGGAGAGCTTTACCTTGAACTTCACAGGGGAACCTACACTTCTCAGTTCAGGACAAAGAAACTTCACAAAGAAGCGGAAGACAGTCTTTATCTTGCAGAGTTGATCTCGGCTTTCACGGATAAAGATTTTTCGGACGAAATAGACGAACTCTGGAAGATTCTGTTGAGAAACGAATTTCACGATATTCTACCTGGATCTTCTATAAAGGAAGTCTATGAAGATACAGAAAAAGAGCTCAGACATGTGATAGAAAAATCAAAAGACATCGTTATCGAATCTCTCAAAGTTCTTTCCTCTGAGAACAAAGATGTTCTAACCATTTTGAACGCTTCATCGTTTCCAAAGAAGTGTCTTTTCTTCCTCAACGAAGATCTCGCGATTTCCTTTGAAGGAGAAGCACTCTTGAAACAGAAAACTCACGATGGAAGGTATGTGTACTTCATAGACAGGGAGATTCCTCCGTTCACGAAAGTAGAACTGAAAGTTCGCAAAGCCACGTCTGAGGAAACTCCAAGTGAGTTGAGAGAAACAAACATCATGGAGAACGAATTTCTCAGGGTGCACGTCAACGATGACGGAACAATTCAAATCTACGACAAAGAACTGGACAGGTACGTTTTCGAAGAGAAGGGAAACATCTTGAAACTTCATAAAAACATCCCTGCTTACTGGGACAACTGGGATATCGCAGAAAACGTGGAAAAGACAGGATATACCCTGAGGGCGAAAAACATAGAAAAAATAGAGTCTGGCCCTGTTCGAGAAGTGATCCGTGTTGAACATGAATCAGAAGGAAGCAGGATCACGCAGCATTACATCCTTTACAGAAAGAGTAGAAGGCTCGATATAGAAACGAAGGTAGACTGGCACACAAGGCGTGCGCTTCTCAGAGCCTACTTCCCAACAACTGTTCTGTCGAGAAAGGCTAGGTTCGATATCTCCGGTGGTTTCATCGAAAGGCCCACACACAGAAACACCAGTTTCGAACAGGCGCGTTTCGAGGTGCCGTTTCACAGGTGGATGGATCTTTCCCAGACAGACTTCGGCGTGTCCATTCTGAACGACGGAAAATACGGTGGCAGTGTTCATCAGGGTATCATGGCGCTTTCACTGATAAAAGCGGGTATTTTCCCCGATTTTCTCTGTGACGAAGGCGAACACACTTTCACCTATTCTGTCTACGTACACCCTGGAGACAGCTTGAGAGATGTTGTAAAAGAATCAGAAGATCTCAACAGATCTTTCATCGTTCATCGCGGGGTGTTGAACCTCCCCTCTCCTTTACTGGAGATCTCTCCTCAAAACTTCCGTCTCACCTCACTGAGAAGGGTGAAGGACAAAATTGTTCTGAGGCTTGTTGAGATCTTCGGAACATCAGGAAAACTTTCCATTAAACTCCCATGGCATGGTGAAATCTATCAGACGAACGTTCTGGAAGAGAAAAAACAGAAAGTCACCTTCCCAGTGGTTTACCATCCGTTCAAGATCTACACTTTTGTTGTAGAAGGTTGA
- a CDS encoding carbohydrate ABC transporter permease: protein MRKKMGEIILHGVMILLALIWIYPYVWLFLSSIKPPEEIFTRFFPSRITLEHYKYIFTMAEKMERPFLRAFFNSLFVTLTVTFSVVFTSSIIAYGLSKLRFKGSNAVFNFIIFQMLFPGFMFIIPLFVLIRKLGLYNTYSAMIVPFLMSAWSLFMLTQSYKTIPQDYIEAAKIDGASTLWIIFRVMVPLSRSTLSIVGLFTFIGIWDNFLWPLMVVKDYNKMPLSVLLATFNHEYAAYVGPLMAGSVIQTLPMVLIFLIFRKQFLQGISMSFK from the coding sequence ATGAGAAAAAAGATGGGTGAGATCATACTTCACGGAGTGATGATTCTCCTTGCCTTGATCTGGATATACCCGTACGTATGGCTTTTTCTTTCGTCTATAAAGCCTCCTGAAGAGATATTCACAAGATTTTTTCCATCCAGAATCACTCTGGAGCACTACAAGTACATTTTCACAATGGCAGAGAAAATGGAAAGACCATTTTTGAGAGCTTTTTTTAACAGCTTGTTTGTAACTCTCACAGTTACTTTCTCTGTGGTTTTCACTTCTTCCATCATTGCCTATGGACTTTCAAAGCTGAGATTCAAGGGAAGCAACGCTGTCTTCAACTTCATAATTTTCCAGATGCTCTTTCCTGGGTTCATGTTCATAATCCCGTTGTTCGTTCTCATAAGAAAACTCGGCCTCTACAACACTTACTCTGCTATGATCGTTCCATTTCTCATGAGTGCATGGAGCCTTTTTATGTTAACACAATCCTACAAAACGATTCCTCAAGATTACATAGAAGCCGCTAAAATTGACGGAGCCAGTACTTTGTGGATAATATTTAGGGTGATGGTACCTCTCTCCAGAAGCACACTCTCAATTGTGGGTCTTTTCACGTTCATAGGGATCTGGGACAATTTTCTCTGGCCTCTGATGGTGGTGAAGGATTACAACAAGATGCCACTCTCCGTTTTGCTTGCCACTTTTAACCACGAATACGCAGCCTATGTGGGGCCATTGATGGCAGGGTCTGTGATACAAACTCTTCCGATGGTTCTCATCTTTTTGATTTTCAGAAAGCAATTCCTTCAGGGAATTTCTATGTCTTTCAAGTAG
- a CDS encoding LacI family DNA-binding transcriptional regulator — protein MPTIEDVAKLAGVSIATVSRVINGSGYVSEKTRYKVWKAIEELGYKPEISAKLLASKGKLFNIYVFASKRILSPLQNNGILGEFYGVIIRAIEENCGRLGMNVELKMLENFSESNGADGYIFIGGDLSEKTLKEIKSRKKPFVLVDHYIPGERVDCVISDGYDGAVYATNYLISKGFKRIVHVHGPLHPYGFKMRYDGYKDAMEKAGLMPRFYECDDTEEGTRKVIDIMLNSYGTPEAIFTSNDSIAFWVIKRLKEHNIKVPDDVSVIGFDDIVDAENFDPPLTTLRVFKYEMGCLACKRLHELLTGINPHPVRILVFTQFVKRKSTK, from the coding sequence GTGCCAACAATAGAAGATGTCGCAAAGCTTGCCGGGGTTTCCATCGCAACTGTTTCAAGAGTGATAAACGGTTCGGGTTATGTTTCGGAAAAAACAAGGTACAAAGTCTGGAAAGCCATTGAAGAGCTGGGTTACAAACCAGAGATTTCAGCGAAGCTCCTTGCTTCGAAGGGAAAACTGTTCAATATCTATGTGTTCGCCAGTAAAAGAATACTGTCGCCTCTTCAAAACAATGGCATTTTGGGAGAGTTCTACGGAGTGATAATAAGAGCTATTGAGGAAAATTGTGGAAGACTTGGAATGAATGTAGAACTGAAAATGCTCGAGAATTTTTCTGAGTCGAATGGAGCCGATGGTTACATATTCATAGGGGGAGATCTTTCGGAGAAGACTTTGAAGGAAATCAAATCGAGGAAGAAACCCTTTGTTCTGGTGGACCATTACATTCCTGGAGAGCGTGTGGATTGTGTGATAAGTGACGGATACGATGGTGCGGTTTATGCAACAAATTATCTTATTTCTAAAGGTTTTAAGCGGATTGTCCACGTTCACGGTCCACTGCATCCATACGGCTTCAAGATGAGATACGACGGTTATAAAGACGCAATGGAAAAAGCAGGATTAATGCCTCGATTTTATGAGTGCGATGACACAGAAGAAGGAACCAGAAAAGTTATCGACATCATGTTGAACTCTTATGGCACACCGGAAGCTATTTTCACTTCCAACGACAGCATTGCATTCTGGGTGATAAAGCGCCTCAAGGAGCATAACATCAAAGTGCCAGATGATGTTTCTGTAATAGGATTTGACGATATTGTTGATGCTGAAAACTTCGATCCTCCTTTGACGACACTGAGGGTCTTCAAGTACGAAATGGGTTGTCTTGCGTGTAAGCGTTTACATGAATTGCTGACTGGAATTAATCCGCATCCTGTTCGTATTCTTGTTTTCACACAGTTTGTAAAGAGAAAAAGTACAAAATAA
- a CDS encoding glycoside hydrolase family 130 protein, which translates to MELKLERHPANPILEPSPYFLWESRFVFNPAVVYDGELFHLLYRAQGEDMVSRIGYAVSTDGIHFNKFEKPVFAPKSDDELYGVEDPRITKIGDEYYMVYTAYSPRGVRIAMASTKNFITWKRYGVVIPEVDNKDAALFPEKINGKYVMFHRIPPDMWLAFSDDLVHWDNFVKIASPRPGMWDDLKIGVGAPPIKTEYGWLVLYHGVQNTGTSRPIYRLGFMLLDLEDPTKVIKRSKEPILEPEEDWEKFGGVPNVVFSDAMIEYNGYYYVYYGAADNCIALATIPVEKVMKWCRE; encoded by the coding sequence ATGGAGCTTAAACTCGAAAGACATCCGGCAAATCCCATTCTGGAACCTTCTCCGTACTTTCTCTGGGAGAGCAGGTTTGTTTTCAACCCGGCTGTGGTTTACGACGGAGAGCTCTTTCACTTGCTCTACAGAGCTCAGGGAGAGGACATGGTTTCAAGGATCGGATACGCCGTGAGCACCGACGGAATCCACTTCAACAAATTTGAAAAACCCGTCTTTGCTCCCAAGAGTGATGATGAGCTCTATGGAGTGGAAGATCCCAGGATCACGAAGATAGGAGACGAGTACTACATGGTTTACACCGCCTATTCTCCACGTGGTGTCAGAATCGCTATGGCCTCCACGAAGAATTTCATCACCTGGAAGAGGTATGGTGTTGTGATACCAGAAGTGGACAACAAAGACGCGGCTCTATTTCCCGAAAAGATAAATGGAAAGTACGTTATGTTCCATAGAATACCACCTGACATGTGGCTCGCGTTTTCCGATGATCTCGTGCACTGGGACAACTTTGTGAAGATTGCTTCTCCAAGGCCTGGAATGTGGGATGACCTGAAGATCGGAGTGGGAGCTCCTCCTATAAAGACCGAGTACGGCTGGCTCGTCCTCTACCACGGAGTGCAGAACACGGGTACTTCCAGACCTATATACCGGCTCGGTTTCATGTTGCTCGATCTGGAGGATCCCACAAAGGTCATAAAAAGGTCGAAAGAGCCCATTCTGGAACCGGAAGAGGACTGGGAAAAGTTCGGAGGAGTACCGAACGTGGTCTTCAGCGACGCGATGATAGAGTACAACGGTTACTACTACGTCTACTACGGAGCCGCGGACAACTGTATAGCTCTTGCAACAATTCCCGTGGAAAAGGTTATGAAATGGTGTAGAGAATAA
- a CDS encoding extracellular solute-binding protein — MWKRVLLFMLVVLSVFAFAEVKKIVFWTAPNPNQETFWKELVEKWNAEHPDVQIEWSVIPAAGSSEEAILNAIAAGNAPDICTNIFSGFAAQLAEELDVLVAFDEEFGEEFWKLVDARKMRGILEGWKLNGHYYVIPIYSNPMLFWWRGDLLKELGYDKPPRTYSEIYELAKKWVVPKEKYVIRAVAGRNWWDRWFDFITFYYAASGGKPYIENGKAVFNNEYGKAVAEFIYTLFKNGWTAVDLGQDPFENGTILGQLMGPWHLNYTKEHYPEVYPHIVMTPPPVPDNYPEDKPIYTFADTKGLVMFEHCKYKKEAFEFIKWVFSNAQNDARWIELTRMPPAREDLGTNPVFAEYMKDPYFAKIAEAVAYAVPPAMITNTIDVQNAMTTYLMEPLMYLKATPEEALKQAVKEINALLW, encoded by the coding sequence ATGTGGAAAAGAGTGCTTCTTTTTATGCTCGTTGTTCTTTCTGTCTTTGCATTCGCCGAGGTCAAGAAAATAGTGTTCTGGACAGCACCAAACCCGAATCAGGAAACTTTCTGGAAAGAACTCGTTGAAAAGTGGAACGCAGAACATCCGGATGTTCAGATCGAGTGGTCGGTTATCCCAGCTGCTGGAAGTTCTGAAGAAGCCATTTTGAACGCTATTGCAGCTGGGAACGCACCAGATATTTGTACCAACATATTCAGTGGCTTTGCTGCCCAGCTCGCAGAAGAACTGGACGTTCTCGTTGCTTTCGATGAGGAGTTTGGAGAAGAGTTCTGGAAACTCGTGGACGCAAGGAAAATGAGAGGCATACTCGAGGGCTGGAAGCTCAACGGACATTACTACGTCATACCCATCTATTCCAATCCAATGCTCTTCTGGTGGAGAGGAGATCTTCTGAAAGAACTCGGATACGACAAACCTCCAAGAACTTACTCTGAGATCTACGAACTGGCAAAGAAATGGGTTGTTCCGAAAGAAAAGTACGTTATAAGAGCAGTTGCTGGGAGAAACTGGTGGGACAGATGGTTCGACTTCATCACGTTCTACTATGCGGCAAGCGGTGGAAAACCCTACATCGAAAATGGTAAAGCCGTCTTCAATAACGAGTACGGAAAAGCCGTCGCTGAATTCATCTACACACTCTTCAAGAACGGCTGGACCGCTGTGGATCTGGGCCAGGATCCTTTCGAAAACGGTACGATCCTTGGTCAGCTCATGGGACCATGGCACCTGAACTACACGAAAGAACACTATCCTGAGGTGTACCCGCACATAGTGATGACACCTCCTCCCGTTCCAGATAATTACCCCGAAGACAAACCAATCTACACCTTCGCGGATACCAAAGGACTCGTTATGTTCGAACATTGCAAATACAAGAAGGAAGCCTTTGAATTCATCAAATGGGTCTTCTCCAACGCACAAAACGACGCGCGCTGGATCGAGCTCACAAGGATGCCGCCTGCGCGAGAAGATCTTGGAACGAATCCGGTGTTTGCCGAGTACATGAAGGATCCATATTTTGCAAAGATCGCGGAAGCAGTGGCTTACGCTGTACCGCCTGCGATGATCACCAACACAATAGACGTCCAGAACGCCATGACCACATATCTGATGGAGCCTCTCATGTATCTGAAAGCTACACCCGAAGAGGCTCTAAAACAGGCTGTTAAAGAAATCAACGCACTCCTGTGGTGA
- the rny gene encoding ribonuclease Y — protein sequence MLWYIVAGAGGLLIGYLIANYQINQKLRKAKEDAQTIIEKAEKEANEIKKKAIIEGREEVHRLREEFEKERSRREEELRALEERLLKREELLTRKEENLEKREQQVEELKANLEEKMREVEEKEKRIDEELKRLAGMTVEEARELILEEARQRYEHDLAKLYKEMKEQVEEEAEKEAKKVIAFAVQRYAPDYVGEITVSTVSLPSDDMKGRIIGREGRNIRTFEKITGVDLIIDDTPEVVVLSCFNPLRREIARITLEKLVADGRIHPARIEEMYEKAKQEVEKAIKEAGQEATFKAGVMGLHPELVKLLGKLKYRTSYGQNVLNHSIEVALLAGYMASELGLNADKARRGGLLHDIGKAVDQELEGSHTTIGAELARRYGEKEDIINMILSHHGEEEPMTPEAVLVAAADALSAARPGARRESLENYIKRLMKLEEIAKSFKYVEKAYAIQAGREIRVIVEPDKVDDALAEKLAYDISKKIEEELEYPGVLKVVVIREKRSVAYAK from the coding sequence ATGCTGTGGTACATAGTAGCAGGAGCCGGTGGTCTTCTGATTGGATATTTAATAGCAAACTATCAGATAAATCAAAAGCTCAGAAAAGCGAAAGAAGACGCTCAAACCATCATTGAAAAGGCGGAGAAAGAAGCAAACGAGATAAAAAAGAAAGCGATAATAGAAGGAAGAGAGGAAGTTCACAGGCTCAGAGAAGAATTCGAAAAAGAGCGATCCAGAAGAGAAGAGGAATTGAGAGCATTAGAAGAAAGACTCTTGAAAAGAGAAGAGCTCCTGACAAGAAAAGAAGAGAACCTTGAGAAAAGGGAACAGCAGGTTGAAGAACTCAAAGCAAATCTGGAAGAGAAAATGAGAGAGGTCGAAGAAAAGGAAAAAAGAATCGACGAAGAATTGAAACGCCTTGCCGGTATGACTGTAGAAGAGGCAAGAGAACTCATCCTCGAAGAAGCAAGGCAGAGGTACGAACACGACCTTGCGAAACTCTACAAAGAGATGAAAGAACAGGTTGAAGAAGAAGCTGAGAAGGAAGCCAAGAAAGTCATAGCATTCGCTGTTCAGAGATACGCACCGGATTATGTAGGAGAAATCACCGTTTCTACCGTTTCTCTACCGTCGGATGACATGAAGGGAAGAATCATAGGTAGAGAAGGAAGAAACATCAGGACATTTGAAAAGATCACGGGTGTGGACTTGATAATAGACGACACCCCGGAAGTGGTGGTTCTTTCCTGCTTTAACCCTCTGAGAAGAGAGATAGCCCGTATCACTCTGGAAAAACTGGTGGCGGATGGAAGAATACATCCTGCAAGGATCGAAGAAATGTACGAAAAAGCAAAGCAGGAAGTGGAGAAAGCCATAAAAGAAGCTGGACAGGAGGCGACGTTCAAAGCGGGTGTTATGGGGCTCCATCCGGAGCTTGTGAAACTCCTTGGAAAATTGAAATACAGAACGAGCTATGGCCAAAACGTTCTGAACCATTCGATAGAAGTGGCTCTGCTCGCCGGTTACATGGCTTCTGAACTTGGGCTAAACGCGGACAAAGCGAGAAGAGGAGGACTCCTCCACGATATAGGAAAAGCTGTTGATCAGGAGCTGGAAGGTTCACACACGACCATAGGTGCAGAGCTTGCCCGAAGATACGGAGAAAAAGAAGACATCATAAACATGATTCTCAGCCATCACGGAGAAGAAGAACCCATGACACCTGAAGCAGTACTCGTGGCAGCTGCTGATGCTCTCTCCGCGGCAAGACCAGGTGCGAGAAGAGAGAGTCTGGAGAACTACATCAAGCGTCTTATGAAGCTGGAGGAGATAGCAAAAAGCTTCAAGTACGTTGAAAAGGCCTACGCCATTCAGGCTGGAAGAGAAATTAGAGTGATTGTGGAACCCGACAAAGTGGATGACGCTCTCGCTGAAAAACTCGCCTACGATATTTCTAAAAAGATAGAAGAAGAGCTCGAGTATCCTGGTGTTCTGAAAGTTGTGGTGATAAGAGAGAAAAGAAGCGTCGCTTACGCGAAGTAA
- a CDS encoding regulatory protein RecX — MDYYQWRKKNRGKKRNLQAKKPLNYALRLLKYRVRFEDELRERLKKQGFADEEVESTITTLKKQGYLDDEKAAYLFALDEMRLKLFGPRVVKMKLKSLGVDEEIIERAIEKALEEIDFHEELKRLKGRFKDRWELRDYLYRRGFDSSLIEEILNKIDGGEE; from the coding sequence ATGGATTACTATCAGTGGAGAAAGAAGAACAGAGGAAAGAAAAGAAATCTTCAGGCGAAGAAGCCTCTTAATTATGCGTTGAGGCTCCTCAAATATCGAGTCAGATTTGAAGACGAACTTCGCGAACGATTGAAGAAACAGGGCTTCGCAGATGAGGAAGTGGAAAGTACCATTACTACCTTGAAGAAGCAGGGATATCTGGACGACGAAAAAGCGGCTTATCTCTTTGCACTCGATGAGATGCGATTGAAGCTCTTTGGGCCGAGAGTCGTGAAAATGAAGCTCAAATCACTTGGAGTGGATGAAGAGATCATAGAAAGAGCAATCGAAAAGGCTCTGGAGGAGATCGATTTTCACGAGGAATTGAAGAGATTGAAAGGGCGATTCAAAGATCGATGGGAGCTAAGAGATTATCTCTACAGAAGAGGGTTCGATTCTTCTCTCATCGAAGAAATTCTCAATAAAATAGATGGAGGTGAAGAATGA
- a CDS encoding DUF4382 domain-containing protein yields the protein MKYVLWAILILSLLAGCVLFTTGTNTVKVPVYLTDNPTFNIEKLLVKISNAEYHYSLDGEEYTATAALLENEFDLLSLAGTKVQFFEMELPEGANLEWIRLYIDAATAVTNDSTETVRVPSRKIKIIKPVIVQGGDSIVLDFDVARSLKIATTGNGEYLLRPVIVPYHHRERNEYGPGEGEEHRYEVEGKLKETLSGTPCLVALFEGETCPGTLVNLEITDDDFNFEELKEATYTVCVYTDFELPEENEVANTDEELEVDEDDMENANNEISTILADLSPFASETFYLNDSTITYIFDSNLIKLTLGD from the coding sequence ATGAAATACGTGCTCTGGGCAATTCTGATTCTGAGTTTGCTGGCTGGATGTGTGCTTTTCACAACCGGAACCAACACCGTAAAAGTTCCTGTGTATCTCACGGACAACCCAACTTTCAACATCGAAAAATTACTGGTGAAAATTTCAAACGCGGAATACCACTATTCATTGGATGGAGAAGAGTACACTGCTACCGCTGCTCTGCTGGAGAATGAGTTCGATCTCCTCTCACTTGCTGGAACTAAAGTTCAGTTCTTCGAGATGGAATTGCCCGAGGGCGCTAATCTCGAGTGGATCAGACTCTACATCGATGCCGCCACTGCTGTTACAAACGATTCAACGGAAACTGTTAGGGTTCCTTCCAGAAAGATCAAAATCATAAAGCCCGTCATAGTGCAGGGTGGTGACTCGATCGTTCTCGACTTCGATGTGGCAAGATCTCTCAAAATCGCAACCACAGGAAATGGTGAATATCTGCTCAGGCCTGTTATAGTTCCCTATCACCATAGGGAAAGGAACGAGTACGGTCCTGGTGAGGGAGAAGAACACAGGTACGAAGTGGAAGGAAAATTGAAAGAGACACTTTCAGGAACACCATGCCTTGTAGCGCTCTTTGAAGGAGAAACCTGCCCCGGTACACTCGTGAATCTTGAAATCACAGACGATGATTTTAATTTCGAAGAGCTGAAAGAAGCCACTTACACCGTTTGTGTGTACACCGATTTTGAACTTCCAGAGGAAAATGAAGTCGCTAACACTGATGAAGAATTGGAGGTAGACGAAGACGATATGGAAAACGCAAATAATGAGATTTCAACCATACTGGCAGATCTCTCTCCATTCGCATCAGAAACGTTCTATCTCAACGATTCGACGATCACCTACATTTTCGATTCAAATCTGATAAAACTCACACTCGGTGATTAA
- a CDS encoding carbohydrate ABC transporter permease has translation MSLKRREARLGWGLVSIYLLYTAIFWGYPFVWMLILAFSRWKFVGSPKFVGLQNFFRIFEDKIFWRVFLNTMNFLSYFIPMVFIASILFAIALNRMKYFKTFVTLSFLVAYVSSGVAYSIMFQRIFSETGPINRFLYNAFGITIPWFTDPQLAMLTIAIMVTWKFVGYYGLILYSGLQAIPKSIFEAAELDGATSWVKFWKITLPLLNPAIVTVLILAVNLSFGIFTEPYMITGGGPMNRTLTFMLYMYNTAFQRINPSYATTIAIMTALINFSIVIFIRKVIEKEVTVV, from the coding sequence ATGAGCCTCAAAAGAAGAGAAGCAAGGCTCGGGTGGGGTCTAGTTTCTATTTATCTTCTATATACCGCTATTTTCTGGGGATATCCGTTTGTCTGGATGCTGATACTCGCCTTTTCACGATGGAAATTTGTGGGATCTCCTAAATTCGTGGGACTTCAGAATTTCTTCAGGATCTTCGAAGACAAGATATTCTGGAGGGTCTTTCTGAACACGATGAACTTTCTTTCCTATTTCATACCCATGGTTTTCATCGCGTCGATTCTTTTTGCAATCGCTCTGAACCGTATGAAGTACTTCAAGACGTTTGTGACTCTGAGTTTTTTGGTTGCTTACGTATCATCAGGTGTTGCGTACTCAATCATGTTCCAGAGAATATTCTCAGAAACAGGCCCCATAAACAGGTTTCTCTACAACGCGTTTGGAATTACGATACCATGGTTCACAGATCCACAGCTTGCAATGTTGACTATAGCGATAATGGTCACTTGGAAATTCGTCGGGTACTACGGTCTCATTCTCTACTCAGGACTTCAGGCTATTCCCAAATCCATATTCGAAGCGGCGGAGCTAGATGGTGCAACTTCCTGGGTGAAGTTCTGGAAGATCACACTTCCTCTATTGAACCCGGCAATTGTGACGGTTTTGATACTCGCTGTGAATCTCTCCTTTGGTATATTTACGGAGCCATACATGATCACCGGTGGCGGGCCGATGAACAGAACTCTCACTTTCATGCTTTATATGTACAACACCGCCTTTCAGAGAATAAATCCAAGCTATGCGACAACAATAGCGATTATGACAGCATTGATAAACTTCTCCATTGTGATCTTCATCAGAAAAGTCATTGAAAAAGAGGTGACCGTCGTATGA